Genomic window (Campylobacter ureolyticus ACS-301-V-Sch3b):
TAGGTTTAACAGCCTTTTTAGCTACTTTGCAACCCTCAACAATAACTTTTCCTTCTTTTGCAAAAACATTTTTTACAATTCCGGTCTTGCCTTTTTCTTCACCAGCAATTATCTTAACACTGTCGCCTTTTTTAATTTTATATTTTGTTATCATTATAAAACCTCCGGTGCAAGTGAAACTATTTTCATAAATCCACCATATCTTACTTCTCTACCAACTGGTCCAAAAATACGAGTTCCAACTGGCTCTTTTTTTGCATCAAGAATAACAGCTGCATTTTCATCAAATCTAATCAAAGATCCATCAAGTCTTTGAATTTCTTTTTTTGTTCTAACAACAACAGCCTTAACAACTTGACCTTTTTTCATTTTTCCATTAGGTAGAGCTTTTTTAACTGAGCAAACAATGATATCACCAATTGTTGCATATCTTCTTTTGCTTCCACCTAAAACTTTTATACACATTATTTCTTTAGCACCGCTATTATCAGCTACTGAAAGTCTTGTAAAGCTTTGAATCATTACTCAACTCCTTTTTTTACAACTTTATATAAGCGAAATGC
Coding sequences:
- the rplN gene encoding 50S ribosomal protein L14, producing MIQSFTRLSVADNSGAKEIMCIKVLGGSKRRYATIGDIIVCSVKKALPNGKMKKGQVVKAVVVRTKKEIQRLDGSLIRFDENAAVILDAKKEPVGTRIFGPVGREVRYGGFMKIVSLAPEVL
- the rplX gene encoding 50S ribosomal protein L24 — its product is MITKYKIKKGDSVKIIAGEEKGKTGIVKNVFAKEGKVIVEGCKVAKKAVKPSEKFPNGGFVGEEMPMDISNVAKVEE